A portion of the Streptomyces sp. NBC_00376 genome contains these proteins:
- a CDS encoding STM4013/SEN3800 family hydrolase: MSGIVGSHDLLLVTLDTLRHDVAVELAAEGRIPHLARHLPGGVWEKRHAPGSFTYASHQAIFAGFLPTPAGPGPHPRLFAARFAGSESTASGTFVYDTPDLLSGLAEVGYRTVCIGGVGFFNRQPPLGSVLPDMFQESHWEPEFGVASPTSFEAQVTRAEKVVAGLPAEQRLFLFVNVSALHQPNWFHRPGATREAGDSRATHAAALEYVDAHIGRLFAAASSRRRCFAIVCSDHGTAYGDDGYTGHRLGHESVWTVPYAHFFLEPGATAP, encoded by the coding sequence ATGAGCGGGATCGTGGGCAGCCACGATCTGCTGCTCGTCACCCTCGACACACTGCGCCACGACGTGGCGGTGGAGCTCGCCGCCGAAGGACGCATTCCGCATCTGGCGCGTCATCTGCCGGGCGGTGTCTGGGAGAAGCGGCATGCGCCGGGAAGCTTCACCTACGCCTCCCACCAGGCGATCTTCGCGGGATTCCTGCCGACGCCGGCCGGCCCCGGACCGCACCCCCGGCTGTTCGCGGCGCGTTTCGCGGGCAGTGAGTCCACCGCCTCCGGCACCTTCGTCTACGACACGCCGGATCTGCTCTCCGGCCTCGCCGAGGTGGGCTACCGCACGGTGTGCATCGGCGGTGTCGGCTTCTTCAACCGGCAGCCGCCGCTCGGTTCCGTACTGCCGGACATGTTCCAGGAGAGCCACTGGGAGCCGGAGTTCGGCGTGGCGTCCCCCACCTCCTTCGAGGCCCAGGTGACCCGTGCCGAGAAGGTCGTCGCCGGACTCCCGGCGGAGCAGCGGCTGTTCCTCTTCGTCAATGTGTCCGCTCTGCACCAGCCCAACTGGTTCCACCGACCGGGGGCCACCCGCGAGGCGGGCGACTCCCGCGCCACCCACGCCGCCGCCCTGGAGTACGTCGACGCCCACATCGGCAGGCTCTTCGCCGCCGCGAGCAGTCGCCGCCGCTGCTTCGCCATCGTCTGCTCGGATCACGGCACGGCGTACGGGGACGATGGATACACCGGGCACCGGCTCGGTCACGAGTCCGTCTGGACCGTTCCGTACGCGCACTTCTTCCTGGAACCGGGGGCCACCGCACCATGA
- a CDS encoding STM4012 family radical SAM protein — translation MSRTTTAAPAVRPYQSYVYAYPHKTAYRPLADRPGLRELWAAERKDALSLYLHIPFCEVRCGFCNLFTRIGAPGELTTRYLDALDRQAAAVRDALGDDGPVRFAAAAFGGGTPTFLTAAELERLCDIAEKRMGADLRSVPLSVETSPSTATADRLGVLADRGTTRISIGVQSFVEAEARAAVRPQRRADVEAALDRIREARIPVLNIDLIYGIDGQTEESWRTSLDAALGWRPEELYLYPLYVRPLTGLGRLGADSEAAADAAWDELRLRLYRAGRDHVLAHGYEQVSMRMFRRADAPRTDGPDDYACQTDGMIGLGCGARSYTTKLHYSFDYAVEMREVRAIIDGYTAAEDFSHAEVGRYVDGDEARRRHLLQSVLQAEGLPLADYRERFGTSPADDFPLELARFEARGWLDASAVASGRLRLSPEGLAHSDALGPELFSPEVRAAMAAYELK, via the coding sequence ATGAGCCGCACCACGACCGCCGCACCGGCCGTCCGGCCGTACCAGAGCTATGTGTACGCCTACCCGCACAAGACCGCATACCGGCCGCTCGCCGACCGGCCGGGGCTGCGCGAGCTGTGGGCGGCCGAGCGCAAGGACGCGCTCTCGCTCTACCTGCACATCCCGTTCTGCGAGGTCCGCTGCGGCTTCTGCAATCTGTTCACCCGGATCGGTGCCCCCGGCGAGCTGACGACCCGGTACCTCGACGCGCTGGACCGGCAGGCCGCCGCGGTCCGGGACGCGCTGGGCGACGACGGTCCGGTGCGGTTCGCCGCGGCGGCGTTCGGCGGGGGTACGCCCACGTTCCTGACCGCGGCGGAGCTGGAGCGGCTCTGCGACATCGCGGAGAAACGGATGGGCGCCGACCTGCGGTCCGTTCCGCTCTCGGTCGAGACGTCGCCGTCGACCGCGACGGCCGACCGGCTGGGCGTCCTCGCCGACCGCGGGACGACCAGGATCAGCATCGGGGTGCAGAGCTTCGTCGAGGCCGAGGCGCGGGCCGCCGTGCGCCCGCAGCGCCGTGCCGATGTGGAGGCGGCGCTGGACCGGATACGTGAAGCCCGCATCCCGGTCCTCAACATCGACCTGATCTACGGCATCGACGGGCAGACCGAGGAGAGCTGGCGCACCTCGCTGGACGCGGCGCTCGGCTGGCGGCCGGAGGAGCTGTACCTCTATCCGCTGTACGTGCGCCCCCTGACCGGACTGGGCCGGCTCGGTGCCGACAGCGAGGCCGCGGCGGACGCGGCCTGGGACGAGCTGCGGCTGCGGCTGTACCGCGCGGGCCGGGACCACGTCCTGGCCCATGGCTACGAGCAGGTGTCGATGCGGATGTTCCGACGCGCCGACGCCCCGCGGACGGACGGGCCCGACGACTACGCCTGCCAGACCGACGGCATGATCGGCCTGGGGTGCGGCGCCCGTTCGTACACCACGAAGCTGCACTACTCCTTCGACTACGCGGTGGAGATGCGGGAGGTGCGGGCGATCATCGACGGCTACACCGCCGCCGAGGACTTCTCGCACGCGGAGGTCGGACGGTACGTCGACGGCGACGAGGCACGCCGGCGCCACCTGCTTCAGTCGGTGCTCCAGGCCGAGGGGCTGCCACTGGCCGACTACCGGGAGCGGTTCGGCACCTCACCGGCCGACGACTTCCCGCTCGAGCTGGCCCGGTTCGAGGCGCGCGGCTGGCTCGACGCGTCGGCCGTGGCGTCCGGACGGCTGCGGCTCTCCCCCGAGGGCCTGGCCCACTCCGACGCACTGGGCCCGGAACTCTTCTCCCCCGAGGTGCGCGCCGCGATGGCCGCGTACGAACTGAAGTGA
- a CDS encoding STM4011 family radical SAM protein has product MDLTILYRGPLSSCDYDCPYCPFAKRRDSREQLRADRAALERFTAWAAAQTGDRISVLFTPWGEGLVRSWYRRALVELAQLPHIRRVAIQTNISSRTGWLAEAGGAGREKIALWCTYHPGQTPHERFLDKCRELTALGIRHSVGVVGLDDHLDEARRLRAELPDEVYLWVNAAEGHTYTDEEADRWTAIDPLFPYSRHPHRSAGLPCRTGESVISVDGDGTVRRCHFVPAELGNLYDGSYRRALGPRACPLAVCDCHIGYVHLETLPLYDVFAGGVLERIPAAVVPSLAGPA; this is encoded by the coding sequence ATGGACCTGACGATCCTCTACCGCGGGCCGCTCTCCTCGTGCGACTACGACTGTCCGTACTGCCCGTTCGCCAAGCGGCGCGACAGCCGGGAGCAGCTGCGCGCCGACCGGGCCGCACTGGAGCGGTTCACGGCGTGGGCCGCGGCGCAGACCGGTGACCGGATCTCGGTCCTGTTCACGCCGTGGGGCGAGGGCCTGGTCCGCTCCTGGTACCGCCGTGCCCTGGTCGAGCTGGCGCAGCTGCCGCACATTCGCCGGGTCGCGATCCAGACCAACATCAGCAGCCGTACGGGGTGGCTGGCCGAGGCCGGTGGGGCGGGCCGCGAGAAGATCGCGCTGTGGTGCACGTACCACCCGGGGCAGACGCCGCACGAGCGGTTCCTCGACAAATGCCGGGAGCTGACCGCGCTCGGCATCCGCCACAGCGTCGGTGTGGTCGGGCTCGACGACCACCTCGACGAGGCGCGACGGCTGCGCGCAGAGCTGCCGGACGAGGTCTATCTCTGGGTGAACGCCGCGGAGGGGCACACGTACACGGACGAGGAGGCGGACCGCTGGACGGCCATCGACCCGCTCTTCCCGTACAGCCGGCATCCGCACCGGTCGGCCGGGCTGCCCTGCCGGACCGGTGAGTCGGTCATCTCGGTGGACGGTGACGGCACCGTGCGCCGCTGTCATTTCGTACCGGCGGAGCTGGGCAATCTCTACGACGGGAGCTACCGGCGGGCGCTCGGTCCGCGGGCCTGTCCGCTGGCGGTCTGCGACTGCCACATCGGGTACGTGCACCTGGAGACGCTTCCGCTGTACGACGTCTTCGCGGGCGGTGTGCTGGAGCGGATCCCGGCGGCTGTGGTGCCGTCGCTCGCCGGACCCGCCTGA
- a CDS encoding SGNH/GDSL hydrolase family protein, with the protein MADDSRKNQRGVNNRQGVIGSYAAIGDSFTEGVGDPGPDGTFVGWADRFAVLLADQLPDPDTTGAEGSAHGNFRYANLAVRGRLLDQIVEEQVPRAKELAPDLVSFCAGGNDIIRPGTDPDDVAERFERAVAELTGAVGTVMVTTGFDTRGVPVLRHLRGKIATYTAHVRAIADRYDCPVLDLWSLRSVQDRRAWDDDRLHLSPEGHTRVALRAAQVLGIDVPADPDQEWPPQAQRGTLEVRRDDIHWAREYLVPWIGRRLRGESSGDHVEAKRPDLLPL; encoded by the coding sequence GTGGCAGACGATTCGAGAAAAAACCAACGTGGCGTCAACAACCGACAGGGCGTCATCGGGTCGTACGCGGCGATCGGCGACAGCTTCACCGAGGGAGTCGGCGACCCCGGCCCGGACGGGACCTTCGTCGGCTGGGCGGACCGATTCGCGGTACTTCTCGCGGACCAGCTCCCGGACCCCGATACGACGGGCGCGGAAGGCTCCGCGCACGGGAATTTCAGATACGCCAATCTCGCCGTACGCGGACGCCTCCTCGACCAGATCGTCGAGGAGCAGGTGCCGCGCGCCAAGGAGCTCGCACCCGACCTGGTGAGCTTCTGCGCGGGCGGCAACGACATCATCCGGCCGGGCACCGACCCCGACGACGTGGCCGAGCGCTTCGAGCGCGCGGTCGCCGAGCTGACCGGGGCGGTCGGCACGGTCATGGTCACCACCGGCTTCGACACCCGCGGCGTTCCCGTGCTGCGCCATCTGCGCGGCAAGATCGCCACCTACACCGCCCATGTGCGGGCCATCGCCGACCGCTACGACTGCCCGGTCCTGGACCTGTGGTCGCTGCGGTCCGTCCAGGACCGGCGTGCCTGGGACGACGACCGGCTCCACCTGTCGCCCGAGGGACACACCAGGGTCGCGCTGCGCGCCGCCCAGGTCCTCGGCATCGACGTACCGGCCGACCCCGACCAGGAATGGCCCCCGCAGGCACAGCGCGGCACCCTCGAAGTACGGCGCGACGACATCCACTGGGCGCGTGAGTACCTGGTTCCGTGGATCGGCCGGCGGCTGCGCGGCGAGTCCTCCGGCGACCACGTCGAAGCGAAGCGCCCGGACCTCCTGCCGCTCTAG
- a CDS encoding M23 family metallopeptidase has protein sequence MPISGKHRRSKISTIARGVAAVSAGGAVVALPLLGATGAQAAEQAAPAAAPQSAAATHAAPAAQKQAATTTYSVVSGDYLSKIAAEHQIKGGWQKLYQDNRTVVGEDPSLIFPGMKLTLGVKASGNAAPTGAGTGSALPSKAPSVVVEKSAPAKSSAAAPESKAPASAPAVTQNTGSGYVHPVPGNHTTNYRASGSNWSSGSHTGIDFPVGTGTSVKSITSGTVVAAGWGGAYGNQVVVKHADGHYSQYGHLSSISVSAGQAVSTGQQVGLSGATGNVTGPHLHFEVRTGPAYGSDIDPIAFLASHGIYV, from the coding sequence ATGCCCATATCGGGTAAGCACCGTCGTTCGAAGATCAGCACGATCGCCCGTGGCGTCGCCGCGGTGAGCGCCGGCGGCGCCGTCGTCGCACTGCCGCTGCTCGGCGCCACCGGTGCCCAGGCCGCGGAGCAGGCCGCCCCGGCCGCCGCGCCGCAGTCGGCTGCCGCCACGCACGCCGCCCCGGCCGCGCAGAAGCAGGCCGCCACCACGACGTACTCCGTCGTCTCCGGCGACTACCTGTCGAAGATCGCCGCCGAGCACCAGATCAAGGGCGGCTGGCAGAAGCTGTACCAGGACAACCGCACGGTCGTCGGCGAGGACCCCAGCCTGATCTTCCCTGGCATGAAGCTGACCCTCGGCGTCAAGGCCTCCGGCAACGCCGCGCCCACCGGCGCCGGCACCGGCTCGGCCCTCCCGTCGAAGGCGCCCTCGGTGGTCGTCGAGAAGTCCGCCCCGGCCAAGTCCTCCGCCGCCGCCCCGGAGTCCAAGGCCCCGGCCTCCGCCCCGGCCGTCACCCAGAACACCGGCTCCGGTTACGTCCACCCGGTCCCCGGCAATCACACCACCAACTACCGCGCCTCCGGCTCCAACTGGTCCAGCGGCAGCCACACCGGCATCGACTTCCCCGTCGGCACCGGCACGAGCGTCAAGTCCATCACCTCCGGCACCGTCGTCGCCGCGGGCTGGGGCGGCGCGTACGGCAACCAGGTCGTCGTCAAGCACGCCGACGGCCACTACTCGCAGTACGGCCACCTGTCCTCCATCTCCGTCTCGGCGGGCCAGGCCGTGAGCACCGGCCAGCAGGTCGGCCTCTCCGGCGCCACCGGCAACGTCACCGGCCCGCACCTGCACTTCGAGGTCCGCACGGGCCCGGCGTACGGCTCGGACATCGACCCGATCGCCTTCCTGGCCTCGCACGGCATCTACGTCTGA
- a CDS encoding alpha-galactosidase, whose protein sequence is MIETGKTGRTWLLTGASSSYALRLTEQDELVHLHWGPRIGLAAAEALAAAPELPFRAFESHLDGREEYPVEGGPRFVRPALSVRTPEVRGTEWAFGAAEADGDELRIGFIDSVHRLALTLHYRMRDDSDVVERWATVAHAGPDGPPLELLRADAAAWSLPARDGWRLSRLHGRWAAESRLERAELIHGESVISSRRGHTGHQFLPWVALDADGAATEESGEVYGCALGWSGSWRISVQRLPDGLVQITGGAGYDDSGLLRMAPGESYTTPVFAGLWSGQGFGGASRAWHAWQLAHVIPDAANLRPVLYNSWEATGFDISLDQQRALAERAAAMGVELFVVDDAWFGQRTSDRAGLGDWTPNPDRFPGGLKPLADEVHGLGMQFGIWVEPEMVNADSDLYRAHPDWVQHFPGRVRTEYRNQLVLNLARPDVQAYLWEQLDTLLTETPVDYVKWDFNRCFTDAGWPGEGYPQKLWIEHVDALYALIDRLRAAHPAVAFESCSGGGGRIDLGILSRTDQVWTSDNTDPLDRLAIQEGFGHLHPARVMAAWVTDSPNDQLNGRVSSLRFRFVSAMAGVLGVGGDLTEWSEAELAEARTWVDLYKEIRPVVQQGEQYRLRAPRGSLSAVQYVHGDDAVVLMWLEAQRYGERPPVLRLRGLDPAATYTCLDTGAVHHGSALLHQGLHTGLRGDLDARVLRLRRG, encoded by the coding sequence GGGCCTTCGAGTCCCACCTCGACGGCCGGGAGGAGTATCCGGTGGAGGGCGGGCCCAGGTTCGTCCGCCCGGCCCTCTCGGTGCGTACCCCCGAGGTCCGGGGTACCGAGTGGGCCTTCGGCGCGGCCGAGGCGGACGGGGACGAGCTGCGGATCGGTTTCATCGACTCGGTGCACCGGCTCGCCCTGACCCTGCACTACCGGATGCGGGACGACTCCGACGTCGTGGAGCGGTGGGCCACCGTCGCCCACGCCGGCCCGGACGGCCCGCCGCTGGAACTGCTGCGCGCCGACGCGGCCGCCTGGTCGCTGCCCGCCCGCGACGGCTGGCGGCTGAGCCGGCTGCACGGGCGCTGGGCGGCGGAATCACGGCTCGAACGGGCGGAGCTGATCCATGGCGAGAGCGTCATCTCCAGCAGGCGGGGCCACACCGGCCACCAGTTCCTGCCCTGGGTCGCGCTGGACGCCGACGGCGCCGCGACCGAGGAGAGCGGCGAGGTGTACGGCTGCGCACTCGGCTGGTCCGGGTCGTGGCGGATCTCCGTGCAGCGGCTGCCCGACGGGCTCGTACAGATCACCGGAGGCGCCGGCTACGACGACTCCGGACTGCTGCGGATGGCGCCGGGGGAGTCGTACACCACGCCCGTCTTCGCCGGTCTGTGGAGCGGGCAGGGGTTCGGCGGGGCGAGCCGCGCCTGGCACGCCTGGCAGCTGGCCCATGTGATCCCGGACGCGGCGAACCTGCGGCCGGTGCTCTACAACTCCTGGGAGGCGACGGGCTTCGACATCTCGCTGGACCAGCAGCGGGCCCTTGCCGAGCGGGCCGCGGCGATGGGCGTCGAGCTGTTCGTCGTGGACGACGCGTGGTTCGGGCAGCGGACCAGCGACCGGGCCGGGCTCGGTGACTGGACACCGAATCCGGACCGCTTCCCCGGCGGGCTGAAGCCGCTCGCCGACGAAGTGCACGGGCTCGGTATGCAGTTCGGTATCTGGGTCGAGCCGGAAATGGTCAATGCCGACAGTGATCTCTATCGCGCGCATCCCGACTGGGTTCAGCACTTCCCCGGGCGGGTGCGGACGGAGTACCGCAACCAGCTGGTGCTCAATCTGGCCCGCCCCGATGTGCAGGCATATCTCTGGGAACAGCTGGACACACTGCTCACCGAAACTCCGGTCGACTATGTGAAATGGGATTTCAACCGCTGCTTCACCGACGCGGGCTGGCCGGGCGAGGGGTACCCGCAGAAGCTGTGGATCGAGCATGTGGACGCCCTGTACGCGCTGATCGACCGGCTCAGGGCCGCGCATCCCGCGGTCGCGTTCGAGTCCTGCTCGGGCGGCGGGGGCCGGATCGACCTGGGGATCCTGTCCCGTACGGACCAGGTGTGGACCTCCGACAACACCGACCCGCTCGACCGTCTCGCCATCCAGGAGGGCTTCGGGCACCTCCACCCGGCCCGGGTGATGGCCGCCTGGGTCACCGACAGCCCGAACGACCAGCTCAACGGCAGGGTCAGCTCGCTGCGCTTCCGTTTCGTGAGCGCGATGGCCGGTGTGCTCGGGGTCGGTGGGGACCTCACCGAGTGGAGCGAGGCGGAGCTGGCGGAGGCGCGGACCTGGGTGGACCTCTACAAGGAGATCCGGCCGGTCGTGCAGCAGGGCGAGCAGTACCGGCTGCGTGCGCCGCGCGGCTCACTGAGCGCGGTCCAGTACGTCCATGGGGACGACGCAGTGGTCCTGATGTGGTTGGAGGCGCAGCGGTACGGGGAGCGGCCCCCGGTACTGCGGCTGCGCGGGCTCGACCCCGCGGCGACGTACACCTGCCTGGACACGGGGGCGGTGCACCACGGTTCGGCACTGCTGCACCAGGGGCTGCACACCGGGCTCCGGGGTGATCTCGACGCCCGGGTGCTGAGGCTCCGACGGGGATGA